tgaaagttATGAGCAGACAAGACAGCAGGTCCACGAGGAGTTGGATAAGGTCGGCCGAAAGGCAGATTTATTGGACGAGATTTTGACCAATGCTACCAATGTTGGCTCATTAGATACCTCTGACGGCACTGTTCAAGAGCTCATTTCGGCCATAAAGGTTGCGCAACCAAAGTTACAGAAGATTATACAAGAGGAATCTGACGACGATGAAAGTGTCCAGAGGTTATTGAAACTAAACGATAAGCTTAACATTGTTCTCCAGAAAGTTGCTTTACTTACTAAAGGTGACgctactgctgctgcccAAATTAAGGTTCCCGGTGGCGCACCAACTATGAATTTGATCGATTttgacgacgatgacgTCGACGATAATTCTCCTGTGTCAAACTATCCTTCAGGTGTTTCCGCTGCTGctatatcttcttctggtatGGCTGCCTCTACTGGTGATGCTATAGCTGATCTTTTGAGTGATTTGGGAGGTCTTACATTTGACTCCAACCATAATCCTCAATCCACAACTCTTGGCGGCGGAGCCATCAACCTTTTAGGTACCCCAGAACCTGAGAAAAAGGCTACTAAAAGTGCCGCTGCCACTAATTACTTGTTGGCTGGCTTTGGAGCTCCTGcaacttctgctgctgcggCTGCTTCTGTTGTATCTCCTACTTCTGCGACAGCTCAATTCGATCCATTTCAGTTCAACCTTTCTTCCAAACCATCCTCTTCACTCCTCAACCAATCTGAAAACTTGAAAATAACATATACTGTTAACTCTAAGCAGGCTTCATCTGTTGATCTGACATTCCATTTCAGTAATCTTACTATCACGAAGCAGATTACCCAATTACAGTTTTCTCTGGCGGTCACAAAGCAGTTTGATTTGAACCTGAAGTCTCCATCCACCTTGAGTTTAAGCGCAGGCGTTACTGATGGAATTTCACAA
The sequence above is a segment of the Brettanomyces nanus chromosome 4, complete sequence genome. Coding sequences within it:
- a CDS encoding uncharacterized protein (BUSCO:EOG09341CPR), with the protein product MSSLSSLQGSSGKLLRRIHRACRPSLDEPNIALNLEICDLINQKQGNLPREATIATVKLINSRDPQVSELALTLLDYIVKNCGYPVHLQISRKEFLNELVKRFPERPPFGYTRIQRLILGTISEWVQTICKTSRYKEDLGYIRDMYRLLRSKGYDFPSVKSEDAAVLNPSDNLKSIEELRDEEHVAQSAKLQELIRRGRPQDLKEANDLMKIMSGFKEDESYEQTRQQVHEELDKVGRKADLLDEILTNATNVGSLDTSDGTVQELISAIKVAQPKLQKIIQEESDDDESVQRLLKLNDKLNIVLQKVALLTKGDATAAAQIKVPGGAPTMNLIDFDDDDVDDNSPVSNYPSGVSAAAISSSGMAASTGDAIADLLSDLGGLTFDSNHNPQSTTLGGGAINLLGTPEPEKKATKSAAATNYLLAGFGAPATSAAAAASVVSPTSATAQFDPFQFNLSSKPSSSLLNQSENLKITYTVNSKQASSVDLTFHFSNLTITKQITQLQFSLAVTKQFDLNLKSPSTLSLSAGVTDGISQAATISQKEHKPFDNLKLKFKCSYQLAGIPIEEQGVMSVSLK